Part of the Desulfohalovibrio reitneri genome is shown below.
CTGGACGAACTGGACGCCTGCGCGCGCGAGGCCCTGGAGGACCTGCGCCGCTTGCGCGCGGCCCGGGTGCGGGAGTTCGCCGGCTCCCTGGAGCCGCTTTTCCGGGGCCACGGGCTGCCCTTCCTCGAGGAGAAAGGTGCTTGATCCCGCTCAAGGACAGCATCCCCAACGTGCACCGTCCCTGGACGGTCTACGTCCTTCTGGGATGCAACTCCCTCACCTTCCTCTTCGAGCTGCTGCTGCATCCCAAGGCGCGGATGCACTTCATCCAGCTCTTCGGGGTCATCCCGGAACGCTACTTCGGCGGACAGGCCTCCTGGACCGGCGATCCCCTTTTGGACGCCGTGCCCTTCCTGGCGTACATGTTTCTGCACAGCGGCTGGATGCATTTTCTGCTGAACATGTGGGTCTTGTGGATCTTCGCGGACAACGTGGAGGACGTCATGGGCCACGGCCGCTTCGCGGCCTTCTATGTGGCCTGCGGCCTGTTGGCGGTATTCGGCCACATGCTGCTCAACACCCAGTCACAGGTGCCGGTCATCGGCGCCTCCGGGGCCATCGCCGGGGTCATGGGGGCCTATTTCCTCCTTTACCCCCACGGCCGGGTGCTGACCCTCATTCCCATTTTTTTCTTCCCCTACATCGTGGAGCTTCCCGCCGTGCTGTTCCTGGGGCTGTGGTTCGTGCTGCAGTTCCTTTCCGGCATGGCCCAGGGCGCGGGGGGAAGTGGGGCCGGAGTGGCGTTCTGGGCACACGCGGTGGGATTCGTGGCGGGAATGTTGCTTCTCCCCCTGTTCCGAAGGCGTGAGCGGTGTTATTATTGCTATAATAAAGATAGGAAAAGATACGAACGGGAGGCTTCCTGACCCACCCGGGCCGGGTGCCGATGCGCGAATACCGGCGCAAGGGCTTGATTCGGAGCGAGGGGAGGGGTATCCCGATTCTTTCCCAAGCCGACAGGCAAAGCGAGGAGCACCCAATGCTGCAAATCGAGAATCTACACGTCAAAATCGGTGAGACCGAAGTCCTCAAGGGCCTCGATCTGACCATCAAAGACGGCGAGACCTTCATCCTCTTCGGACCCAACGGCTCCGGCAAGACCAGCCTGCTCATGACCCTCATGGGCTTCGCCGGGTACGAAGTCACCAAGGGCAAGATCGTCTACAACGGCGAGGACATCACCTCCATGTCCACGGACGAGCGCGCCAGGCGGGGCATCGGCATGTCCTTCCAGCGCCCGCCCACCATTCATGGTTTGCCCACCCGCAAGCTGGTGCAACTGGCCGCACGCGACCCGGACGCGGACATCGAGGCCTTGGCGGCCAAGGTGAACATGACCCACCTGCTGGACCGCGACGTCAACGCCGGGCTCTCCGGCGGCGAGATCAAGCGCAGCGAGCTGCTTATGCTCATGGCGCAGGACCCCGGCCTGGTGCTCTTCGACGAGCCCGAGTCCGGCGTGGACCTGGAGAACATGGCCCTCATCGGCGGCGCTGTGCGGGAGATGCTCCAGGGCGAGTCCAAGCCCCGCCCGGACAAGACCCTGCAGGAGCTGAAGAAGGCCGAGGCGACTTCCGGCCTGATCATCACCCACACCGGCTACATCCTGGACTACGTCAACGCCGACCGGGGCCAGGTGCTTTACAACGGCGTGCTGTGCTGCGAGGCCCGCCCCCGCGACATTCTGGAGCACATCCGCAATTACGGATACCAGGAATGCGTCCGTTGCCTGGAACAGTCCGTCCCCGCATAAGGAGAGCGCAATGAAGGAAGTCGACCTCAAACAATACGAGTTCACGGGCCACGAATCCGGCCTGCTGCAGGATCTGCGCACCCTCGATGAGGAAGACCGCGAGCAGCTCATCATGAGCGGCGTGGATGTGGAGGAGGCGGGCCGTTCCGGTTCCTTCCTGCACATGGACCACTCCGGCGCCTACTCCAAGAGCCTGCACGAAGGCGTGGAGGTGCTGGACATCAAGGACGCCCTCAAGCTGTACGACGGCCTGCCGGAATACTTCTGGAAGCTGGTGCCCAGGGACAAGGACGAATACACCAAGCAGGCCGACGAGGTGCTGCACGGCGGCTACTTCATCCGCGCCAAGAAGGGCGTCAAGGTGCCCGAACCGGTGCAGTCCTGCCTCTTCATCAAGTCCAACAAGGCCGGGCAGAGCGTCCACAACATTATCATCGTGGAAGAGGACGCCGAACTGCACATCATCACCGGTTGCGCCGTGTCCAAGCACACCCACGACTCGGTGCACATCGGCATCTCCGAGTTCTACGTGAAAAAGGGCGGCAAGCTGACCTTCACCATGGTCCACAACTGGGGCGAAAGCGTCTCCGTGGTGCCCCGCTCCGCGGGTGTTGTGGAGGAGGGCGGCCAGTTCCTGAACAACTACGTGCTGCTCAAACCGGTCAAGTACCTGCAAATGTACCCTTCCATCCGGCTGGCGGGAGCGGACAGCCTGGCCCGCTTCAACTCCGTCATCGTGGCCCCGCACGGGTCGCACCTGGACATGGGCAACCGGGTCGTAATGGACGCCCCGGACACCCGCTGCGAGATCGTCGCCCGTACCATCACCACGGGCGGCCACATCATCAACCGCGGCCACATCCAGGGCAACCACGTTCCCGCCCGGGGCCACCTGGAGTGCAAGGGCCTTATCCTGGGCGAGGGCGTCATCCACGCCATCCCCGAACTGGAAGGCACCGTGGAGGGCGTCGAGCTCTCCCACGAGGCTGCCGTGGGCAAGATCGCCCAGGAGGAGATCGAGTATCTCATGGCCCGGGGCCTGGACGAGGAGGAGGCTACCTCCACCATCGTGCGCGGCTTCCTCAACGTGGACATCATGGGGCTGCCGGACAAGCTCAACGCGGCCATCAACCAGACCATCGAGGAATCCGAAAAGGACATGTTCTAAATACGCCAAGACGCCCCCGGTTGCTTCGTTGCTCCGGAGCGGGCAAACCCTCGCGTACGCCATTGTACAGCGCTGCTCTCTGTATCCGTAAGGGCTCGTTCCTCGCCCAGCGGCTCCAGGGCGTCGGTCTTGCCCGCTCCTCGCGCCTCGCACTCGGGGGCGTCTTGGCGTTTTTCTCGCCTTTCGCAGAGGCCTTCGGCTGCTTCGGTTTACTGCAGCGCCTTGTGCGCTTTTGCAGGGGTTCTTTTTCGCATCGTATAGGTCCGTTTTTCGACAACGGTTTTAAGGGAGCCTCGCCCCTGGCTCGCGGAGGTATCCGGAGATATTCCCGGTAAGTCCTTTTCAGAAGTGCACTGGACTGGGGTGCCGGACTTGTCAGTGAGGAATTCGAGGCCTAGTTTCCCACTTGGAGCCGCGCATGGACGATTTACTCGAAAAACTGAACGCCGAAGCCTGCACTGGACCGAGGCCCGCGGACGACGCGCCCTGCTGAGGCCCGCGTTTCGAGATTCCGCCGGAGGCGGAAGGAGAAGGCGCGGGGCTGCGGCCGTTGCATAGCGTGCGGGGCTGGTTGCGCACGCCGGCGGGGCTGGTTCCCAGGCTGGCCACCGGCGCGGATTGGCGCGGCCGTGTGGAGAATTTGGCCCTGCTGCTGGGGCACAGGCGCGGCACCGCCCGCATCCCGCCCGGGCTGTACGCCGTGGGCCGGCCTGACGCGGACAGCCCGGTGCTGGTGACATGCAACTACCCGCTGACGGCCAACGTCATGCGTCGCCGCCTGGGTGGCGTGGACGCCTGGGTGCTGGTCATCGAGACCCTGGGCGTGAACGTCTGGTGCGCCGCGGGCAAAGGCACCTTCTCCACCGAGGAGGTGGCCGCGCGCATCGCATCCGCGGGCCTGGACAAGGTCGTCTCCCACCGCAAGGTCATCCTGCCGCAGCTGGCCGCGCCCGGAGTGGCCGCGCGCGAGATAAAGCGGCTCACCGGCTTCGAGGCCGTCTTCGGGCCCATCCGCGCCGCCGACCTCCCCGCCTACCTCCAGGCGGGCATGCGGGCCGAGCCGCACATGCGGCGCGAAACCTTCCCCCTGTCCGAGCGGCTGGCCGTGGCCCTGGTGGAAGTCCATAACAACCGCGCCACCTTCCTCTGGGCCCTGCCAATACTGTTTTTGCTGGGCGGCCTCGGCCCGGGCGTCTTCTCCCTCTCCCGCGCCGCCGAGTGAGGCGGCGCGGCCGTCGCGGCTTTCCTGACGGCCTTTTTGGGCGGCAACTTCCTGGTTTCGGCGCTTTTGCCCTGGCTGCCGTTCCGCGCTTTTTCGGCCAAGGGGCTGTTGACCGGCACTGTCATCGGGCTGCTCTGGGCCGTGGGCCTCCAGTCCGGCTGGCCCGCCACCGGGGCGCTGGTGTTCGGATGCGCGGCGGTGGCTTCCTGGTTCGCCATGCACTTCACCGGGTCCACCAGCTTCACCTCGCCATCCGGCGTGGAAAAGGAAATGCGGCGCTACATGCCCGTGCAGGCCGCTTGCCTGCTGGCGGCCCTGGTTCTGTGGATGGTCGCGGCTTTCGGAGGGGGAGCATGAGCGAATTGCGCTATCTGGAAAACGTGGTCAGCCTGGATTTGGACCGCGAGGCGTGCATCGGCTGCGGCATGTGTTTGACCGTCTGTCCGCGCGGAGTCTTTCGCCTGAAGGACGGCAAGGCGGAATACGCCGACCGCGACGCCTGCATCGAATGCGGCGGCTGCGCCCAAAACTGTCCGGTGGAGGCCATCGCGGTCAAGCCGGGCGCGGGCTGCGCCACCCTTATCCTCAACGGCTGGCTGGGCCGTTCCACCAAGGACTGCTGCTGACTGCCCGGACTGGCCCCGCGCGTCCGGCCGTGCTACTGCCGGGCGCATGAGCCGTTACCAGCCTATCCCCAACATTCTGGCCGATTTTCCGGACTGCAACTGCTTCGCCTGCTCGCCCACCCACGAGTGGGGCTTCCGCCTGCGCTTCTTCCACGACACCGATACAGGCGAGGTGGTGTCCACTCTGGACGCGGCCAAGGAGGCCATGGCCGGATTTCCCGGCGTGCTGCACGGCGGCTTCCAGACCATGTTGCTGGACGAAGTCATGTTCTGGGCGGCATTGCACGCCTCGGAGCGGTTCGTGGTCACAGGGTCGCTCAACGTCCGTTTTCGCCGCGCGGTGCGCACCGGCCAGCCCATCGAGTGCCGGGCCAGGGCGGACAAGGTGGGCGCGCGGGTGGTGGCCTGTTCCGGGCGGCTGCTGCAGAACGGCCGGGAAGTCGCCGGAGGGGAGGGCAAGTTCGTCACCCCGGACGAAAAAACCTTCCGCGAATCCCTGGGATTGGACGAGGTGCCCGAGAGCTTTCGCCGCTACCTGCGCTGACTTGCCCACCGGCACAAGGCGGGCTATCCTGCCTCGCCGCGACGGTGGGTGCGCTTTCCCTTGCGTCCAGGGGGCACTTCGCTTACACCTTGCCCACCGCGAATCCGTCCAACCATAACTTTCTGCGACTCCGCCGCCATGCCCAAACGCGACGACATCAAGAAGATCCTCATCATCGGCTCCGGCCCCATCATCATCGGCCAAGCCTGCGAGTTCGACTACTCCGGCGTGCAGGCCGTCAAAGCCCTCAAGGAAGAGGGCTACGAGGTGGTCCTGGTCAACTCCAATCCGGCCACCATCATGACCGATCCGGAACTGGCCGACCGCACCTACGTGGAGCCCATCACCCCCGAGGTGGTCATCAAGATCATCGAGGCAGAGCGGCCCGACGCCCTGCTGCCCACCCTGGGCGGGCAGACCGGCCTGAACACGGCCCTGGCCGTGGCCGAGAGCGGCAAGCTCGAGGAACTGGGCGTGGAGCTCATCGGCGCTTCCCAGGAGGCCATCCGCAAGGCCGAGTCCCGCGAGGAGTTCAGGGACGCCATGCACAGCATCGGCCTGCGCCTGCCCCATTCCGGCTTCGCGCGGAACATGGACGAGGTGCGCCAACTGGGCCGGGAGATCGACTTCCCCGTTATCATCCGCCCGGCCTACACACTGGGCGGCACAGGCGGCGGCGTGGCCTACAACATGGAGGACCTGGAGGAGATAGGCCGGGGCGGCCTGGATGCCTCCATGAAGCACGAGGTCATGGTCGAGGAGTCCATCCTGGGTTGGAAGGAGTACGAACTGGAGGTCATGCGGGACAAAAACGGCTCCTGCGTGATCATCTGCTCCATCGAGAACCTCGACCCCATGGGCGTGCACACCGGCGACTCCATCACCGTGGCCCCGGCGCAGACCCTCACCGACGTCGAGTACCAGGAGATGCGCAACGCGGCCATCGCCATCATGAACGAGATCGGCGTGGACACCGGCGGCTCCAACTGCCAGTTCGCGGTCAACCCGGAGAACGGCGACATGGTGGTCATCGAGATGAACCCCCGCGTCTCCCGTTCCTCCGCCCTGGCTTCCAAAGCCACCGGCTTCCCCATCGCCAAGATCGCAGCCAAGCTGGCCGTGGGCTACACCCTGGACGAGATCCCCAACGACATCACCCGCGAGACCATGGCCTCGTTCGAGCCGACCATCGACTACTGCGTGGTCAAGCTGCCCCGGTTCACTTTCGAGAAGTTCCCCGGGGCCAAGGACGAGCTGACCACGGCCATGCGCAGCGTGGGCGAGACCATGGCCATCGGCCGCACCTTCAAGGAGGCCCTGCAGAAGGGGCTGCGCGGCCTGGAGATCGGGGCCATCGGCCTGGGCAAGGATTTCGCCGAGCCCGACTGCGACATGGAAACCCTGCGCGCCCGCATGCGCCGTCCCCACTCCCGCCGGATCTTCGACATCCGCACGGCCATGCGCTGTGGCCTGAGCCTGGAGGAGATTTTCCGCGACACGGCCGTGGACCCCTGGTTCCTGCGCCAGATCAAGGAAATCGTGGACATGGAGGAGGAGCTGCGGGAGTTTGGCCTGTCCGAGAACCTCTCCCCGGAGAACCCCGCTCTGGCCCCAATGCTGCATAAGGCCAAGGCCAACGGCTTCTCCGACCGCCAGCTGGCCACCCTGTGGAAATGGAACCGCCATGACCTGCGCCGCCTGCGCCAGAAGCTCGGGGTGGAGCCCACCTTCTATCTTGTCGATACCTGCGCGGCCGAGTTCGAGGCCTATACCCCGTACTACTATTCCACCTATGAGTCCGGCCGGGAGATCGATCCCATGGCCGGCCGAAAGGTCATGATCCTGGGCGGCGGGCCCAACCGCATCGGCCAGGGCATCGAGTTCGACTACTGCTGCTGCCACTGCTCCTTCTCTCTGCGGGAGATGGGCGTGGGCTCCATCATGGTCAACTCCAACCCCGAGACCGTGTCCACCGACTACGACACCTCGGACCGCCTCTTCTTCGAGCCCCTGACCTTCGAGGACGTGATGAACATCATCGACCTCGAGCAGCCCGAAGGCGTGGTGGTGCAGTTCGGCGGGCAGACCCCGCTGAATCTGGCCGTGCCGCTCATGCGCGCCGGGGTGCCCATTCTGGGAACATCCCCGGATTCCATCGACCGCGCCGAGGACCGCGAGCGGTTCCAGAGCCTGCTCAACAAGCTGAACCTCAAGCAGCCCGCCAACGGTATCGCCAAGTCCGAGGCCGAGGCAATCCGCATCGCCGGGGACATCGGCTATCCCGTGGTGGTCCGCCCCTCCTACGTGCTGGGCGGCCGGGCCATGATGATCGTCTACGACGACGCCGAGCTGGACAACTACTTCCGCGAGGCCGCCTTCGTCTCGCCCGAGCACCCCATCCTCATCGACAAGTTCCTGGAGAGCGCCATTGAGGTTGACGTGGACGCCTTGTCCGACGGCGAGGACACCTTCGTGGGGGGCATCATGGAGCACATCGAGGAGGCGGGCATCCACTCCGGCGACTCCGCCTGCGTCATCCCCGCCCATACCATCGGCGAGGAGGTCGAGGAGGAGATCAGGCGGCAGACCAAGGCCCTGGCCGTGGAATTGAACGTCGTCGGCCTGATGAACATCCAGTTTGCCGTCAGGGACGGGGAAATCTACATCCTGGAGGTCAACCCCCGCGCCTCCCGCACCGTGCCCTTCGTCTCCAAGGCCACCGGCGTGCCCCTGGCCAAGCTGGCCACCCGGGTCATGCTGGGCGAGAAACTGGCCGAGCTGGACCCCTGGTCCATGCGCAAGACCGGCCACGTCTCGGTCAAGGAGGCGGTATTCCCCTTCAACCGCTTCCCCGGCGTGGATGTGCTCCTCGGCCCCGAGATGCGCTCCACCGGCGAGGTCATGGGCATGGACGACAACTTCGGCCTGGCCTACCTCAAGGCGCAGCACGCCGCGGGGCAGAAGCTGCCCACCTCGGGCACGGTCTTCATTTCGGTCAACGACACCGACAAGGAGGCCGTTCTGGAACCGGCCAGGGTATTCGCCGAGCTTGGCTTCGGCATAACCGCCAGCCGGGGCACGGCGGCGCACCTGCGCAAGCACGGCCTGGAATGCGAGGAAGTCCTCAAGGTCTACGAGGGCAGGCCGCACATCGTGGACGCCATCAAGAACCGCCAGATCGATCTGGTCATCAACACCGTCAGCGGCAAGAAGACCATTCACGACTCCAAGAGCCTGCGCCAGGCGGCCCTGCTGTACGGCATCCCGTACGCCACCACCATCGCCGGGGCGCGGGCCATGGCCCATGCCGTGCGGGCGCGCAGCCACGCCGGACTGGGCGTGCAGTGCCTGCAGGAGTACTACGGAGAGTAGGGCTTGCCGACCCGGCTCGGCCGCCTTACCACAGGGGGGCACCAACCCCTCGGAAGGACGCCATGAGCAAAAAGGAATACTGCGGCCTCTTCGGCATTTACAACCACGAGGAAGCCGCCCGGCTGGCCTATTACGGCCTCTACGCCCAGCAGCACCGCGGGCAGGAGTCCGCGGGCATCGTCACCTGGGACGGCGCGAAGATCCGCGAGCAGAAAGGCATGGGCCTGGTGCCGGATATCTTCACCGAGCGGCACCTGGGCAAGGAGCTCAAGGGGCGCATCGCCGTGGGGCACGTGCGCTACTCCACCACCGGGGCCTCCCTCATCCGCAACGCCCAGCCGTTTCTGGTGCGCATCGGCGACATGCAGTTGGCCATCGCCCACAACGGCAACCTGGTGAACACGCTGGAACTGCGGCGGGAGCTCGAGGCTTCCGGCTCCATCTTCCAGACCACCATGGACTCGGAAATTTTCGTCCACCTCATCGCCCGCAACCTGACCAACGGTGGACTGGAGGAGGCGGTCAAGAAGGCCTGCGCCAAGGTGCGCGGGGCCTACTCCCTGCTCATCCTGGCCAATGACAAGCTCATCGCGGTCAAGGACCCCCACGGCTTTAGGCCCCTGGCCCTGGGTCGGGTGGCCGACGCCTACGTCCTGGCCTCCGAGACCTGCGCCTTCGACCTTCTGGAGGCCGAGTACCTGCGCCCCATCGATCCGGGCGAGATGCTGGTCATCAACGGCAAGTGCGTAGAATCCCACCGCATCGCGGAAAAGGGCGACGTGCGGCAGTGCATCTTCGAGCAGATCTACTTCGCCCGGCCGGATTCCAGGGTATTCGGGGAGGTGGTCTACGACAGCCGCAAGCGCATGGGCCGCGAGCTGGCCCGCGAGGCGGACGTGCAGGGCGATTTCGTCATGCCCTTCCCGGATTCGGGCAACTTCGCCGCCCTGGGCTACTCCCAGGAGTCCGGGCTGCCGCTGGAGCTTTGCATGATCCGCAACCACTACGTGGGCCGGACGTTCATCCAGCCTTCACAGTCGGTGCGCGACTTCTCCACCCGCATCAAGATCAATCCCGTGCGCCCCATGATCAAGGGCAAGCGCATCGTCATTGTGGACGACTCCATCGTGCGCGGCACCACCATCCGCACCCGCGTGAAGAAACTGCGCGAACTGGGCGCGACCGAGGTGCACATGCGCGTTTCCTGTCCGCCCATCCGCTTTCCCTGTTTCTACGGCATCGATTTCTCCTCCAAGGGCGAACTCATCGCGGCCAACAACACTGTCCGCGAGATCGCCCAGTTCTGCGGGCTGGATTCCCTGCATTACCTTACGGTGGACGGGCTGCTGAACACCGTGGAGCACCCGGACAACTATTGCCTGGCCTGCTTCACCGGCGACTACCCCATCGACATCCCCTCCGAGGCGTGCAAGGGCTGCCTGGAGGACGAAGTGGCCCTGTCCTGGTAGGAGGCGCGAAGGTGGACGGCAGCCGAGACTGGACCGCCCTGGGCCGCGAGGTCATCGACATCGAGATCGACGGGTTGCGCCGGGTGCGCGACCGTTTGGGCGAGTCCTTCGCCCGGGCCGTGGAGATGCTGGGCGACTGCCCTGGCCGCGTGGTGGTCACGGGCATCGGCAAGTCCGGGCTGGTGGGGCGCAAGATCGCGGCCACCTTTTCCTCCACCGGAACCCCCGCGACCTTTCTTCACCCCGTGGAGGGCGCCCACGGCGACCTGGGCATGGTCCGCCCGGGCGACGTGGTGCTGGCCATCTCCAACTCCGGCGAAACCGACGAACTCAACGCCATCCTCCCCGCTCTGCGCAGCCTGGGGGCCAATCTGGTGGCCATGACCGGCGGCAACGGCTCCACCTTGGCCTCCATGGCCGACCTGGTGCTGGACTGCGGCGTGGAGCGCGAGGCCTGCCCGCTGGGGCTTGCGCCCACCGCCTCCACCTCCGCCCAACTGGCCGTGGGCGACGCCCTGGCCGTCTGCCTCATCGAACGGGGCCAGTTCGGCGAGGCGGACTTTCAGCGTTGCCACCCGGGCGGGGCGCTGGGCCGCAGGCTGGCCTGCCGGGTGGAGGAGATCATGCAGCGGGAGAACCTGCCGGTGGTCGCTCCCGGCACGCCCGTGACCAGGGCCCTGGAGGTTATGACCTCCGGCGGCCTGGGGTTCGTGGCCGTGGCCGAGGACGGGCGGCTGCGGGGTGTGCTCAGCGACGGCGATGTGCGGCGGCTGGCCTCTTCCGGCCTGCTGGACCCGGCCCGGCCGGTGGACGACGCCATGACCGCCGATCCCAAGGTGCTGCGCGTTGGGCAGTCCGCGGCCCAGGCCATGGACCTCATGGAGTCGCGCCAGATCACCGTGCTGCCCGTGCTGGACGGCGACGGCGGGCTGGCGGGCATGGTCCATCTGCACGACCTGCTGGGCAAGGGACGGTTCAAGTTTGCCGGTTAATCCGGAAGGTTCTTCAGCAGGAGCCACCGCACTCGGCCATTGGCGGGAGGGGTGGCTGTGCGCCGAGAGCGTGCTCCTGGCCGTGGCGGACGCGTTTGCCTGGCGAAGCCCCTTTATCCCCCGCATGGCCACCGC
Proteins encoded:
- a CDS encoding KpsF/GutQ family sugar-phosphate isomerase, which gives rise to MDGSRDWTALGREVIDIEIDGLRRVRDRLGESFARAVEMLGDCPGRVVVTGIGKSGLVGRKIAATFSSTGTPATFLHPVEGAHGDLGMVRPGDVVLAISNSGETDELNAILPALRSLGANLVAMTGGNGSTLASMADLVLDCGVEREACPLGLAPTASTSAQLAVGDALAVCLIERGQFGEADFQRCHPGGALGRRLACRVEEIMQRENLPVVAPGTPVTRALEVMTSGGLGFVAVAEDGRLRGVLSDGDVRRLASSGLLDPARPVDDAMTADPKVLRVGQSAAQAMDLMESRQITVLPVLDGDGGLAGMVHLHDLLGKGRFKFAG
- the hgcB gene encoding mercury methylation ferredoxin HgcB, with amino-acid sequence MSELRYLENVVSLDLDREACIGCGMCLTVCPRGVFRLKDGKAEYADRDACIECGGCAQNCPVEAIAVKPGAGCATLILNGWLGRSTKDCC
- the carB gene encoding carbamoyl-phosphate synthase large subunit, whose product is MPKRDDIKKILIIGSGPIIIGQACEFDYSGVQAVKALKEEGYEVVLVNSNPATIMTDPELADRTYVEPITPEVVIKIIEAERPDALLPTLGGQTGLNTALAVAESGKLEELGVELIGASQEAIRKAESREEFRDAMHSIGLRLPHSGFARNMDEVRQLGREIDFPVIIRPAYTLGGTGGGVAYNMEDLEEIGRGGLDASMKHEVMVEESILGWKEYELEVMRDKNGSCVIICSIENLDPMGVHTGDSITVAPAQTLTDVEYQEMRNAAIAIMNEIGVDTGGSNCQFAVNPENGDMVVIEMNPRVSRSSALASKATGFPIAKIAAKLAVGYTLDEIPNDITRETMASFEPTIDYCVVKLPRFTFEKFPGAKDELTTAMRSVGETMAIGRTFKEALQKGLRGLEIGAIGLGKDFAEPDCDMETLRARMRRPHSRRIFDIRTAMRCGLSLEEIFRDTAVDPWFLRQIKEIVDMEEELREFGLSENLSPENPALAPMLHKAKANGFSDRQLATLWKWNRHDLRRLRQKLGVEPTFYLVDTCAAEFEAYTPYYYSTYESGREIDPMAGRKVMILGGGPNRIGQGIEFDYCCCHCSFSLREMGVGSIMVNSNPETVSTDYDTSDRLFFEPLTFEDVMNIIDLEQPEGVVVQFGGQTPLNLAVPLMRAGVPILGTSPDSIDRAEDRERFQSLLNKLNLKQPANGIAKSEAEAIRIAGDIGYPVVVRPSYVLGGRAMMIVYDDAELDNYFREAAFVSPEHPILIDKFLESAIEVDVDALSDGEDTFVGGIMEHIEEAGIHSGDSACVIPAHTIGEEVEEEIRRQTKALAVELNVVGLMNIQFAVRDGEIYILEVNPRASRTVPFVSKATGVPLAKLATRVMLGEKLAELDPWSMRKTGHVSVKEAVFPFNRFPGVDVLLGPEMRSTGEVMGMDDNFGLAYLKAQHAAGQKLPTSGTVFISVNDTDKEAVLEPARVFAELGFGITASRGTAAHLRKHGLECEEVLKVYEGRPHIVDAIKNRQIDLVINTVSGKKTIHDSKSLRQAALLYGIPYATTIAGARAMAHAVRARSHAGLGVQCLQEYYGE
- a CDS encoding PaaI family thioesterase; the protein is MSRYQPIPNILADFPDCNCFACSPTHEWGFRLRFFHDTDTGEVVSTLDAAKEAMAGFPGVLHGGFQTMLLDEVMFWAALHASERFVVTGSLNVRFRRAVRTGQPIECRARADKVGARVVACSGRLLQNGREVAGGEGKFVTPDEKTFRESLGLDEVPESFRRYLR
- a CDS encoding rhomboid family intramembrane serine protease, giving the protein MIPLKDSIPNVHRPWTVYVLLGCNSLTFLFELLLHPKARMHFIQLFGVIPERYFGGQASWTGDPLLDAVPFLAYMFLHSGWMHFLLNMWVLWIFADNVEDVMGHGRFAAFYVACGLLAVFGHMLLNTQSQVPVIGASGAIAGVMGAYFLLYPHGRVLTLIPIFFFPYIVELPAVLFLGLWFVLQFLSGMAQGAGGSGAGVAFWAHAVGFVAGMLLLPLFRRRERCYYCYNKDRKRYEREAS
- a CDS encoding ABC transporter ATP-binding protein, translating into MLQIENLHVKIGETEVLKGLDLTIKDGETFILFGPNGSGKTSLLMTLMGFAGYEVTKGKIVYNGEDITSMSTDERARRGIGMSFQRPPTIHGLPTRKLVQLAARDPDADIEALAAKVNMTHLLDRDVNAGLSGGEIKRSELLMLMAQDPGLVLFDEPESGVDLENMALIGGAVREMLQGESKPRPDKTLQELKKAEATSGLIITHTGYILDYVNADRGQVLYNGVLCCEARPRDILEHIRNYGYQECVRCLEQSVPA
- the purF gene encoding amidophosphoribosyltransferase produces the protein MSKKEYCGLFGIYNHEEAARLAYYGLYAQQHRGQESAGIVTWDGAKIREQKGMGLVPDIFTERHLGKELKGRIAVGHVRYSTTGASLIRNAQPFLVRIGDMQLAIAHNGNLVNTLELRRELEASGSIFQTTMDSEIFVHLIARNLTNGGLEEAVKKACAKVRGAYSLLILANDKLIAVKDPHGFRPLALGRVADAYVLASETCAFDLLEAEYLRPIDPGEMLVINGKCVESHRIAEKGDVRQCIFEQIYFARPDSRVFGEVVYDSRKRMGRELAREADVQGDFVMPFPDSGNFAALGYSQESGLPLELCMIRNHYVGRTFIQPSQSVRDFSTRIKINPVRPMIKGKRIVIVDDSIVRGTTIRTRVKKLRELGATEVHMRVSCPPIRFPCFYGIDFSSKGELIAANNTVREIAQFCGLDSLHYLTVDGLLNTVEHPDNYCLACFTGDYPIDIPSEACKGCLEDEVALSW
- a CDS encoding SufB/SufD family protein — protein: MKEVDLKQYEFTGHESGLLQDLRTLDEEDREQLIMSGVDVEEAGRSGSFLHMDHSGAYSKSLHEGVEVLDIKDALKLYDGLPEYFWKLVPRDKDEYTKQADEVLHGGYFIRAKKGVKVPEPVQSCLFIKSNKAGQSVHNIIIVEEDAELHIITGCAVSKHTHDSVHIGISEFYVKKGGKLTFTMVHNWGESVSVVPRSAGVVEEGGQFLNNYVLLKPVKYLQMYPSIRLAGADSLARFNSVIVAPHGSHLDMGNRVVMDAPDTRCEIVARTITTGGHIINRGHIQGNHVPARGHLECKGLILGEGVIHAIPELEGTVEGVELSHEAAVGKIAQEEIEYLMARGLDEEEATSTIVRGFLNVDIMGLPDKLNAAINQTIEESEKDMF